In one Rutidosis leptorrhynchoides isolate AG116_Rl617_1_P2 chromosome 8, CSIRO_AGI_Rlap_v1, whole genome shotgun sequence genomic region, the following are encoded:
- the LOC139861387 gene encoding ceramide synthase 1 LOH3-like, with translation MGLVHLFQSIDFQHESYPTYQDFVVLPLFAVFFPVIRYFLDRYVFEVIGRRLIFGKGHEKLDLETKERKKKIRKFKESAWKCVYFLSAELLALTVTHDEPWFTNTINFWMGPGSQRWPDQKAKLKLKALYMYTGGFYVYSIFALIFWETRRSDFGVSMGHHVATLVLIVMSYICRFLRVGSMVLALHDASDVFLEVGKMSKYRGAERLASFSFILFVLSWIIFRLIYYPFWILWSTSYELVPFLNIEKYKTSGPIYYYLFNTLLFCLLVLHVYWWVLIYRMLVKQIQARGKVSEDVRSDSDSDNEHED, from the exons ATGGGCTTGGTTCACCTATTTCAATCAATTGATTTTCAACATGAATCCTACCCAACTTATCAGGATTTTGTCGTTCTTCCTCTGTTTGCAGTCTTTTTTCCAGTAATTAGATATTTCCTCGATAGATATGTCTTTGAG GTTATTGGAAGGCGGTTAATATTTGGAAAAGGGCATGAAAAGCTAGATCTCGAAacaaaagaaaggaaaaaaaagattAGGAAATTTAAAGAATCGGCATGGAAATGTGTTTATTTTCTTTCAGCCGAATTACTTGCTTTGACTGTAACACATGACGAGCCATGGTTCACTAATACAATCAACTTTTGGATGGGTCCCGGCAGCCAGAGATGGCCTGACCAGAAAGCAAA ATTAAAATTGAAAGCTCTATACATGTATACTGGTGGGTTCTACGTGTACTCCATTTTTGCTTTGATTTTCTGGGAAACAAGACGATCGGACTTTGGGGTGTCAATGGGTCATCATGTTGCAACTCTCGTCCTCATCGTGATGTCATACATTTGCAG GTTTTTACGAGTTGGTTCAATGGTTTTAGCTCTTCATGACGCGAGTGACGTGTTTCTTGAAGTTGGAAAGATGTCTAAATACAGGGGCGCTGAACGACTCGCAAGTTTTTCCTTTATATTATTTGTCCTTTCTTGGATAATTTTTCGTCTTATTTATTACCCGTTTTGGATCCTATGGAGTACAAG CTATGAACTTGTTCCGTTTTTGAATATAGAGAAGTATAAGACGTCGGGACCAATTTACTACTATTTGTTCAACACCCTTCTTTTTTGCTTGCTCGTTCTTCACGTATATTGGTGGGTCCTTATCTATCGAATGCTTGTTAAACAAATCCAAGCTAGAGGAAAAGTTAGTGAAGATGTTCGTTCTG ATTCTGATAGTGATAACGAACATGAAGATTAA
- the LOC139862447 gene encoding ceramide synthase 1 LOH3-like encodes MDLVEILRSVDLEHESYPSYKDFVVLPMFAIFFFTVRFLLDRYLFEGIGRRLILGKGKQRLYAKTEKNNKKITKFKESAWKCVYYLSAEILALAVTHDEPWFTKTVNFWTGPDNQIWPDQKAKIKLKGLYMYTGGFYAYSIFALIFWETRRTDFGVSMGHHIATATLIVMSYICRFVRVGSVVLALHDVSDIFLEIGKMSKYSDVEGLASFSFILFVLSWIILRLIYYPCWILRSTSYEAVSFLDKEKYKTLLPIYYYMFNTLLFSLFFLHIYWWALIYRMLVKQIQARGKLGEDLRSDSESDNEHED; translated from the exons ATGGATTTAGTCGAAATCCTACGATCGGTTGATTTAGAACACGAATCATACCCGTCGTACAAAGATTTTGTAGTCCTTCCTATGTTCGCAATCTTTTTCTTCACAGTTCGGTTTCTCCTAGACAGATACCTTTTCGAG GGGATTGGAAGGCGGTTAATCTTAGGCAAGGGTAAGCAGAGGCTATATGCCAAGactgaaaaaaataataaaaagatcacAAAGTTTAAAGAGTCTGCATGGAAATGTGTTTACTATCTTTCAGCAGAAATTTTAGCGTTGGCTGTAACTCATGACGAGCCGTGGTTCACTAAAACCGTCAACTTTTGGACAGGTCCCGACAACCAGATATGGCCTGACCAAAAAGCCAA AATAAAATTGAAAGGTCTGTACATGTATACGGGCGGATTCTACGCATACTCCATTTTCGCTTTGATTTTTTGGGAAACAAGACGAACAGATTTTGGTGTGTCAATGGGACATCATATTGCAACTGCCACTCTCATTGTCATGTCTTATATTTGCAG GTTTGTGCGTGTTGGATCGGTTGTTTTAGCTCTTCATGATGTGAGCGACATTTTTCTTGAAATAGGAAAGATGTCTAAATACAGCGACGTTGAAGGACTTGCAAGCTTTTCCTTTATATTATTCGTTTTATCGTGGATAATTCTTCGTCTTATTTATTACCCATGTTGGATCTTGCGAAGTACAAG TTATGAAGCTGTTTCCTTTTTGGATAAGGAGAAATATAAGACATTGTTACCAATCTACTATTATATGTTCAACACCCTTCTTTTCTCTTTGTTTTTTCTTCACATATATTGGTGGGCGCTTATATATCGAATGCTTGTTAAACAAATACAAGCTAGAGGAAAACTTGGCGAAGATCTTCGTTCAG ATTCTGAGAGTGATAATGAACACGAAGATTGA